The genomic stretch AACCCGTTTTCGCGAGAGACAGAAAACGCGCGGCCTCAAACTGTACCCGATGCTCATTTGCCTGATCGCCGGGGCTGTCAATCTCATGCCTGAGTTCCGGACCGCCTACCGCGAATCCGGGGAGCTTGTGATCCACGACGTTCTCCATCCTTTGTACACCATCTTCAACAAAGATACGGAGCTGTTCTCGGCGATATGGACGGGATTCGACGACGATGTGAACGCCATGTACGAAGCCATCCTCAACGACATGGAACAATACGGCAACGCCGGACAGTATTGCCCGAAGCCCGACCCGCCGGAAAACCTTCTCAATATATCGGCGATCCCCTGGACGAGCTTCAGCGGCTTCAATCTCAACCTGTTCCGAGGCGAGAATTACCTCCTGCCCATCTTCACCATCGGCAAGTTCTTCGAACAGGACTCCACTATCCAACTCC from Desulfovibrio sp. Huiquan2017 encodes the following:
- the catA gene encoding type A chloramphenicol O-acetyltransferase gives rise to the protein MSFTRIDMATWKRRELFKHFTEVAPCSFSMTANLDITRFRERQKTRGLKLYPMLICLIAGAVNLMPEFRTAYRESGELVIHDVLHPLYTIFNKDTELFSAIWTGFDDDVNAMYEAILNDMEQYGNAGQYCPKPDPPENLLNISAIPWTSFSGFNLNLFRGENYLLPIFTIGKFFEQDSTIQLPLAVQAHHAVCDAYHVSRLLDRLQGLLNQ